Genomic window (Rhododendron vialii isolate Sample 1 chromosome 4a, ASM3025357v1):
TACCAGGTTCATTGCAATTACATCGACCGGGGCGTAAATGACATAAGATCCGGTTGGGTCAGTGCAACTTTCTTGTAGTATCAGCATATTATTCTGGTTTCCGCCTATGGTCTATAATCATTTCAAAAATGTGGTTGTTAATACAATTTTTGAATCAGCTACCGTTAGAAATAGTATGAAATAATGTTTCAAAACTTgagaaaattgagttttgaaCTGAGCTTACATTCACACGCAATATTGACACACAGTTGCCAGTTTCGCGGCCATTGGAGAGGTGTGCCATTTCTTGAATCACACCTCCATTGGAAAGGATATCCCACTGAGATTAATGATAAGCATATCAACAATGTTGATCAGTGCTAGATATAATTGGTTGATGCAAACTATCAAGAATAATCAATtcgaaaataaaaagtttataaTACCTCATTTCTAGACTGTTCATCGCGGAGGAAATCAAACACTCGTTTTGGCGGGACTGGAAGCCAGAAAGAAGTAGCAGCGCTTAGCACAATACCCGGAGGACGACCCGGGTCATCGATGCTTTTTCGGGTCATGACCCGTACATCATCGGCTCCACTTCCTGATAATGTGGTCCACGTGTGAGCAGTGGAGGCACTCACTCCGCCGCAAAAGCTTATAACCATTCTCTCTGCCAACTTCAGTATGCTCCTTTTCCCTTCTATAGAATTTATAACTTTGCAATgacaaaaataaggaaaaatgaaTTAGCCCTACATAGCACAAGGCTTTTTGAAATTAAAGGGCCTAAAAAGCATACACACAGATATATATGACACGAGTACGAACATGTGACACTGGGCATTTGAAAATATACATGCATGCGTATTTGTGTCCATTGCATGTTCAAGATGCATTACTGCATGTTTGATAATGTCTTTTTTAGATGGCTACATATGATTCGATACTCATAATACTACTGCTAGCGCTATCTAAACCCTTGGTTGACCACAAAATTGACATGTAGGTACATCATATATAGCAGAGGGCTAGTTTGTCAATTTTGCATCAACTCGAGAAGTGTAGGGTTACCGGCAGAAGTAGCAATATCAGGAGAGAGAGTTGTTGCCATTGCACTTGCAAGGCGTTCACACTGCCTATCCAGAGTGAAAACCCAACGTTTTGCACCAAAAGCAAGCCCGGAGCTGACCAACGGCCTGTATAAATTGTGAACTCCTCTATCATCCACTTCCACATGCTCTATCCATGTCACCTGAGCAAAACAACGAGATTGTTGATACAAATTTCAAATAGAATGAATGGCTAGCAGCTTCTAGTTCTAATTCTAATGACAACTATATATTTTTCACCTTTGAGTACCCATTCGGCATTTCCTGAATCAGGCAACCAGATGGACGTCTTCGGCACCTCATTACCGGGCTAGACCGCAGATTGTCCAAAGAAACATCCACCACGGCCCATGTACCATCGATATGATGCTTGCAGTACCTCACAAAGTAAGTTTCCCGAGTAGGTACGACTGGTGAAAGCACGTGAAATTCGGCACTCATCTGAGAAATTAGAATTGTATTGTGTTAAGAAGCAAATTGGTGTAATTTACTagtaaaacaaaaggaaaaagtttATGCATTCTGTCTTACCACTTGCAGGGCTCCATTGTAGTTTCCAGCCACTCCTGTTGATAGAACTTCGAGAGTCGTAGCTCTCGAGACAATCCCAGAGAACACACTAGCCCATTGATGCTTgttattacccaaaaaaaagtgaTGGGAATTAGGCCCATATCCATCCAATAAAAACCCACTAGAAACTCCAGATATGTTCGGATCATGAATTTAATGAGCAATTTTATCGATAAAAAGCGAAGATAACATGCTGTGTGACTACACAAAATACATGATGACACTTACCACATCCATGAGGATTTCGACGAGGTTAACATTGTTCATGATAACAACCATAGTCTCACGCGATGCTTCGGATCTAAACCCCAACGGCTTTGGCCCGATCCCTCTCGGATACGTCCTGAAGTACTCTTCTTCATTCAGCACACAAGTGTTGCTTCCGATGCCCGGGATCCACGACGGGTCGCCCATTTGAGCCATCCGGGTTAGCTCCTCCATAGCTGCCACTGCTAGCTCAACTACCATCTGCTTATCTGTCTGATCCACAGTAGGTCCACCCGTCGGCCTCAGTAGGTCTCCTGTACCATATAGTTCCCCTCCGAAATTCCCTAGCTCTAGTGATCGCGGAGTCACCGGTGGTGATACGATGGGGTAGTTCAACACCGGCTTGCCAACGTACTTGGCTGCTATGGCTGCCATTCTATCAATCTAAAACCAATGGAAGATAAAAATATGTGTTAAGAGAAAGTTATTTGATAATAAGATGTGAATGATATTTACCAAATAAACAAGATGGGAATGATAAACATAAGGTTCAAGGAATTGTCGAGTTGAGTGTGAGGCCTACTCATAATGAGTGTGTGCTGTAATCGATCAGTCCAACATTCTGAATATTCTCATTGACAAAATTTGGATCTAAACTATTTTTCGGTGAAACGTAGCTTGATTCAGGTGTAGTGATCATTATTAGCCATTACCTCGTCCCTTAACCGAGAATTCTCCATCCGCAACTGTTGTTCATCGTACGACATTTCGCCCAAGGCCGTCGGACCTCCGCAAGACGGGCAGGAGGAGTTACCGAGAGCATCCCGGTACCTCAGGTTTTCAGTCCGGAGCTTGTCATTCTCGTTTCGGAGATGTGTGTTGTCATGGCGTTCATGTTGCATCTGAAGAAGAGAGATTGAAACAAATTAGCATTGGCCAAGGAAACACAAAATATTTTCTAGTGGCAcgatttgatgaaaaattaaaatagagtACATTAAAATTGGAGACATTTTCTATGGACCGAAACGTATCTCaca
Coding sequences:
- the LOC131323045 gene encoding homeobox-leucine zipper protein HDG2-like isoform X1, which encodes MPGGIMMPARHIPTMIGGGGSSTAAAGGFGSTSGLTLGQFNPLDNMPHSTVEADFGRMREDDFDSKSGSENPDGGGGSGADDPEPNQRKRKKRYHRHTQHQIQEMEAFFKECPHPDDKQRKELSRELGLEPLQIKFWFQNKRTQMKMQHERHDNTHLRNENDKLRTENLRYRDALGNSSCPSCGGPTALGEMSYDEQQLRMENSRLRDEIDRMAAIAAKYVGKPVLNYPIVSPPVTPRSLELGNFGGELYGTGDLLRPTGGPTVDQTDKQMVVELAVAAMEELTRMAQMGDPSWIPGIGSNTCVLNEEEYFRTYPRGIGPKPLGFRSEASRETMVVIMNNVNLVEILMDVHQWASVFSGIVSRATTLEVLSTGVAGNYNGALQVMSAEFHVLSPVVPTRETYFVRYCKHHIDGTWAVVDVSLDNLRSSPVMRCRRRPSGCLIQEMPNGYSKVTWIEHVEVDDRGVHNLYRPLVSSGLAFGAKRWVFTLDRQCERLASAMATTLSPDIATSAVINSIEGKRSILKLAERMVISFCGGVSASTAHTWTTLSGSGADDVRVMTRKSIDDPGRPPGIVLSAATSFWLPVPPKRVFDFLRDEQSRNEWDILSNGGVIQEMAHLSNGRETGNCVSILRVNTIGGNQNNMLILQESCTDPTGSYVIYAPVDVIAMNLVLAGGDPDYVPILPSGFCILPDGPNGHGGELVEDGPGGSLLTVAFQILVDSAPNAKLSLGSVATVNNLIACTVERIKASVAANSA
- the LOC131323045 gene encoding homeobox-leucine zipper protein HDG2-like isoform X2, with product MMPARHIPTMIGGGGSSTAAAGGFGSTSGLTLGQFNPLDNMPHSTVEADFGRMREDDFDSKSGSENPDGGGGSGADDPEPNQRKRKKRYHRHTQHQIQEMEAFFKECPHPDDKQRKELSRELGLEPLQIKFWFQNKRTQMKMQHERHDNTHLRNENDKLRTENLRYRDALGNSSCPSCGGPTALGEMSYDEQQLRMENSRLRDEIDRMAAIAAKYVGKPVLNYPIVSPPVTPRSLELGNFGGELYGTGDLLRPTGGPTVDQTDKQMVVELAVAAMEELTRMAQMGDPSWIPGIGSNTCVLNEEEYFRTYPRGIGPKPLGFRSEASRETMVVIMNNVNLVEILMDVHQWASVFSGIVSRATTLEVLSTGVAGNYNGALQVMSAEFHVLSPVVPTRETYFVRYCKHHIDGTWAVVDVSLDNLRSSPVMRCRRRPSGCLIQEMPNGYSKVTWIEHVEVDDRGVHNLYRPLVSSGLAFGAKRWVFTLDRQCERLASAMATTLSPDIATSAVINSIEGKRSILKLAERMVISFCGGVSASTAHTWTTLSGSGADDVRVMTRKSIDDPGRPPGIVLSAATSFWLPVPPKRVFDFLRDEQSRNEWDILSNGGVIQEMAHLSNGRETGNCVSILRVNTIGGNQNNMLILQESCTDPTGSYVIYAPVDVIAMNLVLAGGDPDYVPILPSGFCILPDGPNGHGGELVEDGPGGSLLTVAFQILVDSAPNAKLSLGSVATVNNLIACTVERIKASVAANSA
- the LOC131323045 gene encoding homeobox-leucine zipper protein HDG2-like isoform X3, whose product is MFNPLDNMPHSTVEADFGRMREDDFDSKSGSENPDGGGGSGADDPEPNQRKRKKRYHRHTQHQIQEMEAFFKECPHPDDKQRKELSRELGLEPLQIKFWFQNKRTQMKMQHERHDNTHLRNENDKLRTENLRYRDALGNSSCPSCGGPTALGEMSYDEQQLRMENSRLRDEIDRMAAIAAKYVGKPVLNYPIVSPPVTPRSLELGNFGGELYGTGDLLRPTGGPTVDQTDKQMVVELAVAAMEELTRMAQMGDPSWIPGIGSNTCVLNEEEYFRTYPRGIGPKPLGFRSEASRETMVVIMNNVNLVEILMDVHQWASVFSGIVSRATTLEVLSTGVAGNYNGALQVMSAEFHVLSPVVPTRETYFVRYCKHHIDGTWAVVDVSLDNLRSSPVMRCRRRPSGCLIQEMPNGYSKVTWIEHVEVDDRGVHNLYRPLVSSGLAFGAKRWVFTLDRQCERLASAMATTLSPDIATSAVINSIEGKRSILKLAERMVISFCGGVSASTAHTWTTLSGSGADDVRVMTRKSIDDPGRPPGIVLSAATSFWLPVPPKRVFDFLRDEQSRNEWDILSNGGVIQEMAHLSNGRETGNCVSILRVNTIGGNQNNMLILQESCTDPTGSYVIYAPVDVIAMNLVLAGGDPDYVPILPSGFCILPDGPNGHGGELVEDGPGGSLLTVAFQILVDSAPNAKLSLGSVATVNNLIACTVERIKASVAANSA